The Candidatus Woesearchaeota archaeon DNA segment AAACGTTAAATCTCACAAAGATAAGCAGCAGAGAGTAGAGATATTAACAAGGGTTGTTGCTTATAATATCGATCGGCTTATCAGGATGGGAAAACAGATAATCTTGATTTACATCAGGATTTTGAGGATTTCATATTAGCCTGAATCAAAATCAATCAATATCCTCAATCTTATAGGGGGTGCTCTGGTATACATAATAGTTTATCCAGTTCATATAGAGCAGGGTCGAATGGCAGCGCCAGTTAACTAGAGGAGTATCATTTGTATTATTTTCCGGGAAATAATTAACAGGAATGTCTATTTCCAGGCCCTTTGCTCTGTCCCTCTCATATTCCTGCTTAAGCGTAAGCGGGTCATATTCAGAATGTCCTGTTATGAAAATTTGCTTATTGTCTTTTGATGCCAGCAAATATATTCCTGCTTCATCTGATTCAGAGATAATCTCAAGTTCTGGAATACCTATTATATCATCCTTTGATATTGTGGTATGCCTGCTATGAGGCGCCCAGAATCGGTCATCGAATCCCCTGACTAGGGGACAATTCTTATTGTTTATGTAATGGCTAAAAACCCCGAATTGCTTGGTTTGTAAATGCTTTTTGCCTATCCCGTAATGATGGTATAAACCAGCCTGCGCCGCCCAGCATATGTGCAGGGTGGAAGTTACATTATGCTTGGACCATTCCATGATCTCCTTTAGCTCATCCCAATAATCTACATCTTTAAAATCCAGTCCTTCTACAGGCGCCCCTGTTATTATCAAACCATCATATTTCTTATGTTTTATGCCCCCGAAATGCTTATAGAAAGTCTCTAAGTGGTCTTTGGGCGTGGTTCTCGGCTCATGATTTTTAGGGTGAAGTAGGTCAATCTCTAGCTGTATTGGGCTGTTCGAAAGCCTTCTTAGAATATGAAGCTCAGTCTTGGGCTTTTCAGGCATTAAGTTAAGGATAGCAATTTTTAAGGGCCTTATATCCTGATGATTAGCCCTTTTTTCGCTCATAACAAAGATTCCTTCTTTTTGCAGTTCTCCTGCAGCCGGCAGGTCATCCATTACTTTAATTGGCATATCTTATTAATCCTCTATTTATATTTAAATATATAATTGAGAAAATTATTATTATAAGAATAATTTTTAGTTAAAAAAAATTACACGAGAATGGCGTAGGCTAAGATTTGCCATTTATAACCGAAAATTATATAAATAAAGTATGAATAATAGTTCATATGAAATGCAGTTCATATTATTTATTTTTTGATACTATAAGCAACAAGACAAGAATGTCAATAATAGAGTCTCTTCTAAAGTCAGATAAGTCTGTGGGCGAAATCGCCCGTGCTATAGGCGAAGAGCAGAGCAAAGTAAGCCATAGCCTGAAAAAGCTGATGGTATGTAATTTTTTAAATGTCACAAGACAGGGAAAAAAAAGAATCTATTCCCTGAACCAGCAGACAGTTGTGCCCATATTAAATCTCGTAGATAAGCACGTTTCCATGTTTTGCAGTAAGGAATGCTTAAAGGTGAAAAAATGAAGACCGTCTATATGGATAATGCTGCCACAACCCCAGTTGATGAAGAAGTTTTGAAGGAGATGCTCCCCTATTTTAGTGAAAAATACGGTAATGCCAGCAGTCTCCACAGCATGGGACAGGAAGCTGCAGAAGCTCTGTACCTGGCAAGGGAAAGGGCAGCCAGGCTTATCAATGCAGATTCCGAAGAGATAATCTTTACATCAGGCGGCAGCGAATCAGACAATGCAGCCCTGAAAGAAATCATGTTCAAGAACAGGGATAAGGGCAACCATCTCATAACAAGCAGGATAGAGCATCCCGCAGTACTGAGAACTGCTGAATTTCTCGAAAAAATGGGGTTCAGTGTGACTTATCTTGATGTAGATAAGACAGGCTCTGTAAATCCCCTGGATGTAAAAAAAGCAGTAACCAAAAATACGGTGCTTGTCAGCATTATGCATGCAAATAATGAGATAGGCACAATACAGCCTATAGAGGAAATATCAAAAATCTGCAAAGAAAATAAAATCCTGTTCCATACAGATGCAGTTC contains these protein-coding regions:
- the metA gene encoding homoserine O-succinyltransferase — encoded protein: MPIKVMDDLPAAGELQKEGIFVMSEKRANHQDIRPLKIAILNLMPEKPKTELHILRRLSNSPIQLEIDLLHPKNHEPRTTPKDHLETFYKHFGGIKHKKYDGLIITGAPVEGLDFKDVDYWDELKEIMEWSKHNVTSTLHICWAAQAGLYHHYGIGKKHLQTKQFGVFSHYINNKNCPLVRGFDDRFWAPHSRHTTISKDDIIGIPELEIISESDEAGIYLLASKDNKQIFITGHSEYDPLTLKQEYERDRAKGLEIDIPVNYFPENNTNDTPLVNWRCHSTLLYMNWINYYVYQSTPYKIEDID
- a CDS encoding metalloregulator ArsR/SmtB family transcription factor; this translates as MKCSSYYLFFDTISNKTRMSIIESLLKSDKSVGEIARAIGEEQSKVSHSLKKLMVCNFLNVTRQGKKRIYSLNQQTVVPILNLVDKHVSMFCSKECLKVKK